Proteins from a single region of Candidatus Obscuribacterales bacterium:
- a CDS encoding serine/threonine-protein kinase, translating to MANQPGTELKRSKYRLLGLVGQGQFGRVFCAAHRRTGRLVALKNLEQQRFPTHKFLRELRFLLSLQHDNIVTCQALEHTATGRYVVMDYCEGGTMRGVMNDDYRLNLFEGLSLINDVLAGLEHAHLRGIVHCDIKPENILLNLRMGGWRARISDFGISKLSQELRSDEETGNTGSPAYMAPERFYGQYSASSDLYSVGVMLYELLTGDRPFQGTPSELMSAHLNTPLQIPDSVPTACRSILATSLQKLAARRFRTAGEMRQALQEAIALLQEEAARTTTVKPLLQFVGETSVSGFSYEQAILLKAPVYCLEHDAEVPIDLQLLAPPPQRICQQVGQSVKWTVVAANASQESEEWLEWRKLQMPEMPRQLWLRPQGCFVATERSLSLLPILDVSHGHEPQVQSILSMDQPFWADVESGGRWIAIATNATYRQQQSNSGSASPVSPDKLGEPDINCAMESTLQFVRSPLSGDLSLPDQPIRLFKPGRCYNVQQLIALDSRHVAVVAQREPESDTSTTPKGTLIEIFNRRGHVLGSLAMPVLMGQAIKTPTPYRLLAPDAYNPHALLMLDLKPYRINRIGVEIQPYLLAATTWGYVVVDQEGQILLLTGFGDRIERINGPKSPTAIAMPNPHTLLLATWNQSHGSLYRVNLKQLDIDLLF from the coding sequence GTGGCAAACCAACCGGGAACTGAGCTGAAACGCTCGAAGTATCGACTCCTAGGTTTAGTTGGACAGGGGCAGTTTGGCCGCGTGTTCTGTGCGGCACATCGCAGAACCGGACGGCTAGTTGCCCTCAAGAACTTAGAGCAGCAGCGGTTCCCAACCCATAAGTTTTTGCGTGAACTGCGATTCTTGCTCAGTTTGCAGCACGATAATATCGTCACCTGCCAAGCGCTGGAGCATACGGCAACGGGGCGGTATGTCGTGATGGACTACTGCGAGGGCGGTACGATGCGGGGGGTGATGAATGATGATTATCGCCTCAATTTGTTTGAGGGCTTGTCCTTAATCAACGATGTATTAGCTGGTTTAGAACATGCTCATCTGCGAGGCATTGTTCATTGTGATATTAAGCCTGAAAATATTTTGCTGAACCTGCGCATGGGGGGCTGGCGTGCGCGGATTTCTGACTTCGGTATCTCGAAGCTCAGTCAGGAGCTGCGGTCAGATGAGGAAACTGGCAATACGGGTTCTCCTGCCTATATGGCTCCTGAGCGGTTTTATGGCCAGTATTCGGCTTCATCGGATCTATATTCGGTGGGGGTGATGCTGTATGAATTGCTCACAGGCGATCGCCCTTTTCAAGGCACGCCATCAGAACTCATGTCGGCCCACCTCAACACGCCGCTGCAGATTCCTGACTCAGTACCAACGGCCTGTCGATCTATTTTGGCGACGTCCCTTCAAAAGCTAGCAGCGCGACGGTTCCGCACGGCTGGGGAGATGCGCCAGGCGCTCCAAGAGGCGATCGCCCTGCTTCAGGAAGAGGCGGCACGCACAACAACGGTCAAGCCACTGCTACAGTTTGTCGGTGAGACGTCTGTGAGCGGCTTTAGCTATGAGCAAGCAATATTGCTGAAGGCTCCTGTTTATTGCTTAGAGCATGACGCTGAAGTGCCGATTGATCTGCAGCTTTTGGCACCGCCACCCCAGCGAATTTGTCAGCAAGTGGGTCAATCCGTGAAATGGACGGTGGTGGCGGCCAATGCATCCCAAGAATCAGAAGAGTGGCTAGAATGGCGTAAGCTACAGATGCCTGAAATGCCTCGACAGCTATGGTTACGACCCCAGGGATGCTTTGTGGCTACAGAGCGATCGCTTTCCTTGTTACCCATCTTGGATGTATCCCATGGTCATGAGCCTCAAGTTCAGTCGATTCTATCCATGGATCAACCTTTTTGGGCTGATGTGGAATCAGGGGGGCGATGGATAGCGATCGCCACTAATGCCACCTATCGACAGCAGCAGTCTAACTCGGGTTCAGCTTCTCCAGTATCGCCAGATAAGCTAGGAGAACCGGATATTAACTGTGCTATGGAGAGTACACTACAGTTTGTGCGATCGCCTTTGTCGGGTGATTTAAGCTTGCCTGATCAGCCCATTCGTTTATTTAAGCCGGGGCGTTGCTATAACGTACAACAACTGATTGCTTTAGATTCTCGCCACGTGGCTGTGGTTGCTCAGCGAGAACCAGAATCTGACACCAGTACAACGCCAAAAGGTACCTTAATCGAGATATTTAACCGACGAGGACATGTCCTAGGATCATTAGCCATGCCAGTTTTAATGGGACAAGCCATTAAAACACCGACCCCCTATCGACTATTGGCACCAGATGCCTACAATCCTCATGCTTTATTAATGCTGGATCTCAAACCCTATCGCATTAATCGTATTGGAGTTGAAATTCAGCCTTATCTCTTGGCTGCAACTACGTGGGGCTATGTGGTGGTGGATCAAGAAGGACAAATTCTGTTGCTAACTGGATTTGGCGATCGCATTGAGCGAATTAATGGCCCGAAGTCTCCGACAGCGATCGCGATGCCCAACCCTCATACGCTACTGCTCGCCACCTGGAATCAAAGCCATGGCAGTCTCTACCGAGTGAATCTCAAACAGTTGGACATTGATCTATTATTTTGA
- a CDS encoding PPC domain-containing protein, with the protein MSKTVLQSWVPVMLIALGLTGMAKPAQAQGQTIYSPMPIESGTELTDVLSDSDIPTGFGGFARDYTITFEAGDHIVIDLISDDFDTIITLISPDGSTFGENDDGPDGSTNSLLFARIVQGGTYVLRVRPYAGQGSGSFQLKVTRLRPVD; encoded by the coding sequence ATGTCTAAAACCGTATTGCAATCATGGGTTCCAGTCATGCTCATTGCCCTTGGGCTAACCGGTATGGCAAAACCCGCCCAAGCCCAGGGTCAAACCATTTATAGTCCCATGCCCATTGAGAGTGGCACTGAACTCACCGATGTCTTGAGTGACAGTGACATTCCGACTGGATTTGGAGGGTTTGCGCGCGATTACACCATTACCTTTGAAGCAGGCGACCACATTGTGATTGACCTGATCTCCGATGACTTTGATACGATCATCACGCTCATTTCACCTGATGGCTCAACCTTTGGCGAAAATGATGATGGCCCTGATGGCAGCACCAATTCGCTCCTCTTTGCTCGAATTGTCCAGGGTGGCACCTATGTGTTGCGAGTGCGGCCCTATGCTGGTCAAGGCTCCGGCTCGTTTCAACTCAAAGTGACAAGGCTCCGTCCAGTAGACTAG
- a CDS encoding iron uptake porin — protein MASDEWQGGDRTASWLSDDLPASDDLSAIESTPDLLISQQALPAPQEVVTPSATPTQLIPTSDPAINSHYNGFVVIPDSAPTELIPADSPASSDRSTAFPAPQPAPLAPSPTVSPLAPSPTASDRPTVPESRPTATTAPVGSVGSVAGEEGSMSQVTSVTQLSDVAPTDWAYQALASLVERYGCIAGYPDGTFRGNQPLSRYEFAAGLNACLDRISSLLSGGGVGSADLLTLERLQEEYAAELATLRGRVDALEARTAELEANQFSTTTKLNGNVIFATAAALAEDSQFSNQATFGYRMRMNFDSSFTGSDRLRIRLQARDFREFEGDTIGFSFGGASGDDDIELDSLFYDFPVTSRIDARIGANGLAVDDLVSSTISPLDSSTDGSLSAFGFPPQYSLAAPGNAGAGAIVQVTNNLSLDFGYTASNASNPQPSNGLFNGDFGMIAQLTFLSSRFDGALTYVRGYSTSGFATTDPETANTYGAQINYRLSDAIEIGGGAAYIDSSTSTSDLDIWSYQLTLAFPDLFGSGHLGGILVGVPPRIADASVNDQRIPALIEDASLVVEGFYRYQLNNNVSITPGLIWVADPGNDNSISDSVIGTIRTVFRF, from the coding sequence ATGGCATCAGATGAATGGCAGGGAGGTGATCGCACAGCTTCTTGGTTGTCTGATGACCTTCCTGCATCTGATGACCTCTCTGCGATAGAGAGTACGCCCGATCTGCTGATCTCCCAACAGGCTCTACCTGCCCCTCAGGAGGTTGTCACACCCAGTGCAACGCCAACCCAGTTAATTCCAACCTCAGATCCGGCAATTAATTCGCACTACAACGGGTTTGTGGTCATTCCCGACAGCGCCCCCACTGAGCTGATTCCAGCGGATAGCCCCGCCAGCAGCGATCGCTCCACCGCATTCCCTGCACCTCAGCCTGCTCCCTTAGCCCCGAGTCCTACGGTCAGCCCTCTTGCCCCAAGTCCCACGGCTAGCGATCGCCCTACAGTACCAGAATCTCGTCCTACGGCCACCACTGCCCCTGTAGGCTCTGTGGGCTCTGTAGCTGGAGAGGAAGGTTCTATGTCTCAGGTAACCTCTGTGACTCAGCTATCCGACGTAGCTCCCACGGATTGGGCCTACCAAGCCCTGGCGTCTTTGGTGGAACGGTATGGCTGTATCGCGGGCTATCCAGATGGCACCTTCCGGGGCAATCAACCCCTGTCTCGCTATGAATTCGCTGCTGGGCTGAATGCCTGTCTCGATCGCATTAGCAGCCTGCTCTCCGGAGGGGGTGTTGGTTCTGCTGATCTGCTCACCCTGGAGCGTCTGCAGGAAGAATATGCCGCAGAATTAGCCACTTTGCGTGGGCGGGTGGATGCGTTGGAAGCCCGCACAGCGGAATTAGAAGCCAATCAGTTTTCGACCACCACCAAGCTGAATGGCAACGTCATCTTTGCGACGGCAGCAGCACTGGCTGAAGACTCCCAATTCAGTAACCAAGCGACCTTTGGCTACCGGATGCGCATGAATTTTGATTCTAGCTTCACGGGCAGCGATCGCCTTCGGATTCGTCTTCAAGCCCGTGATTTTCGCGAGTTTGAAGGGGATACGATTGGCTTCTCCTTTGGTGGCGCATCGGGTGATGATGATATTGAGCTAGACAGCTTGTTTTATGACTTTCCGGTGACGAGTCGGATTGATGCACGCATCGGAGCCAATGGCTTAGCCGTGGATGATCTCGTCTCCAGTACGATTAGCCCGCTGGATAGTTCTACCGACGGTAGCCTGTCTGCCTTTGGCTTTCCACCGCAATACAGTTTGGCAGCGCCAGGCAATGCGGGAGCCGGGGCCATTGTTCAGGTCACGAACAATCTCAGCTTGGACTTTGGCTACACAGCTAGTAATGCTTCCAATCCTCAACCATCCAATGGTTTATTCAATGGTGACTTTGGCATGATTGCCCAGCTCACCTTCCTATCCTCTCGTTTTGATGGTGCGCTCACCTACGTGCGAGGCTATAGCACCTCTGGGTTTGCCACAACCGATCCCGAAACTGCCAATACCTACGGCGCTCAGATTAACTATCGACTCAGTGATGCTATTGAGATTGGGGGCGGGGCTGCCTATATTGACAGTAGTACAAGCACCAGTGATCTTGATATTTGGAGCTATCAACTGACCCTGGCCTTTCCCGATCTATTTGGTAGCGGTCATCTCGGTGGCATCTTAGTGGGTGTGCCACCTCGCATTGCAGATGCGAGTGTGAATGATCAGCGCATCCCGGCTTTGATTGAGGACGCCTCCCTAGTTGTGGAAGGATTTTATCGATATCAGCTCAACAATAATGTGTCCATCACGCCTGGTCTCATCTGGGTTGCGGATCCTGGTAACGATAACTCGATTAGCGATAGCGTCATTGGTACCATTCGCACTGTCTTTCGCTTCTAA
- the gatB gene encoding Asp-tRNA(Asn)/Glu-tRNA(Gln) amidotransferase subunit GatB encodes MTTAAPAKTQYEAVIGLETHCQLSTATKIFSNSSTAFGAPPNTHIDPICMGMPGVLPVLNEKVLEYAVKAGLALNCQIAPYSKFDRKQYFYPDLPKNYQISQYDLPIAEHGWLEIELVDKKAGTSTRKRIGITRLHMEEDAGKLVHAGSDRLSGSTHSLVDYNRAGIPLIEIVSEPDLRSGQEAAEYAQELRRIVRYLGVSDGNMQEGSLRCDVNISVRPVGRAEFGTKVEIKNMNSFSAIQKAIDYEIERQIAAIEAGEPIYQETRLWEEGSQRTISMRLKEGSSDYRYFPEPDLGPIEVSSEQLDGWRGELPELPAQKRHRYETDLGLSAYDTGVLTDDRSIAEYFEAAIAAGANAKLAANWITQDIGAYLNNEKKTIRELALTPESLAELIDLIEAGTISNKIGKDLLPELLTQGGSAKDLVEQKGLVQISDEGELAAVIDQVLVENPDELAKYRAGKTKLQGFFVGQVMKKTNGRADPKLTNKLLKPKLDAQD; translated from the coding sequence ATGACTACTGCTGCACCCGCCAAGACCCAGTATGAAGCGGTGATTGGGCTAGAGACCCATTGCCAACTCAGTACCGCCACCAAAATTTTCTCCAATAGCTCCACGGCTTTTGGGGCACCGCCGAATACCCACATCGATCCTATTTGTATGGGTATGCCGGGGGTGTTGCCGGTGCTCAACGAGAAAGTGTTGGAATATGCGGTGAAAGCGGGGTTAGCACTCAATTGCCAAATTGCCCCCTACAGCAAGTTTGACCGTAAGCAGTATTTCTATCCTGACCTACCGAAGAACTACCAAATCTCCCAATATGATTTGCCTATTGCCGAACATGGCTGGCTGGAGATTGAATTGGTAGACAAGAAAGCCGGTACCTCTACGCGCAAGCGCATTGGTATCACACGTCTGCATATGGAAGAAGATGCTGGCAAGCTAGTTCATGCAGGCAGCGATCGCCTGTCGGGATCCACCCATTCCCTGGTGGACTACAACCGTGCTGGCATTCCGCTGATTGAGATTGTGTCGGAGCCGGATTTGCGATCGGGGCAAGAAGCAGCAGAATATGCCCAAGAGCTGCGCCGGATTGTCCGCTACCTAGGGGTCAGCGATGGCAATATGCAGGAAGGGTCGCTGCGCTGTGATGTAAATATTTCTGTGCGTCCTGTGGGTCGGGCGGAATTTGGCACGAAGGTGGAGATCAAAAATATGAACTCCTTCAGTGCCATCCAAAAGGCGATCGACTACGAAATTGAACGGCAAATTGCAGCGATCGAAGCGGGAGAGCCGATTTATCAAGAAACGCGTCTCTGGGAAGAGGGCTCTCAGCGCACCATCAGTATGCGCCTGAAGGAAGGCTCTAGCGACTACCGCTATTTTCCTGAACCCGATCTCGGCCCCATTGAGGTATCGTCGGAGCAGCTCGACGGCTGGCGCGGTGAACTGCCGGAACTGCCTGCCCAAAAACGCCATCGCTATGAGACAGACTTAGGTCTATCCGCCTACGATACTGGTGTTCTCACGGACGATCGCTCCATTGCTGAATATTTTGAAGCAGCGATCGCCGCCGGAGCCAATGCCAAACTGGCGGCCAACTGGATCACCCAAGACATTGGCGCTTACCTGAACAATGAAAAGAAAACTATCCGTGAGCTGGCGCTGACACCGGAAAGCTTAGCTGAGTTGATTGACCTGATCGAAGCGGGCACCATTAGCAACAAAATCGGCAAAGACTTGTTACCCGAGCTGCTCACCCAGGGCGGTTCGGCTAAGGACTTGGTTGAACAAAAGGGGCTGGTGCAAATCTCCGATGAGGGTGAGCTGGCAGCAGTGATTGACCAAGTGCTGGTAGAAAATCCCGACGAGCTAGCCAAGTATCGGGCGGGCAAAACCAAGCTGCAAGGCTTCTTTGTCGGTCAGGTGATGAAGAAAACCAACGGTCGCGCCGATCCAAAGCTCACCAATAAGCTCCTGAAGCCGAAGTTAGACGCCCAAGACTAG
- a CDS encoding HlyD family efflux transporter periplasmic adaptor subunit, whose amino-acid sequence MTQSANGHNQRLAALMAGNSNASPNGSQPPSDHDAGNNGSRAIRTEDDFDQPVILQQTARWSHAIIWGIVGVTTFTVLWAAFAKVEEAVPATGKLEPQGAVQDVQAPVNGVVQEILVEDGDRVQQGDVLMRLDTRASNAQLESLQEVKTSLEQENRFYRAQLGNLPIDSEDVLNLDLSPEVLSLTESRSTLIAENQLYGSLLTGSTDGTAFSPAQAFRLQALQAEASSRISASQLEVAQLERQLQESNIQLQAARSNLRTNEAILNDITPLFEEGGIARLQYTRQVQEVDNSQAEVDRLEIEQERLQFAIAQGQEQFQNAVAISNTDILNRIAENDKRISEINGQLNKAIVENEKRISEIESQLSQTELNLQYQEIRAPIDGIVFDLQAQPQGVVGNTAEPVLKLVPSDELLARVFITNRDIGFVSTGMPVDVRVDSFPFSEFGDIKGELVWIGSDALPPDQIRQFYSFPATIRLDQQELVIRGNGVPLQSGMSVSANIITRDRTVLSIFTDLFIRKVESVTTSR is encoded by the coding sequence ATGACTCAATCTGCAAACGGACACAATCAGCGCCTCGCTGCCCTCATGGCCGGCAACAGCAATGCATCACCTAACGGCAGTCAACCACCTTCAGACCATGACGCAGGCAACAACGGCAGTCGCGCCATCCGCACAGAAGACGATTTTGATCAGCCGGTGATTCTGCAACAAACCGCCCGCTGGTCTCATGCGATCATCTGGGGCATCGTAGGCGTCACCACCTTTACGGTGCTCTGGGCAGCCTTTGCTAAGGTTGAAGAAGCTGTCCCCGCCACGGGAAAACTAGAGCCCCAAGGAGCCGTCCAGGACGTACAAGCACCGGTGAATGGCGTCGTGCAGGAAATCTTGGTAGAAGATGGCGATCGCGTCCAGCAGGGCGATGTTCTCATGCGTCTTGATACCCGCGCATCTAATGCCCAGTTGGAATCCTTGCAGGAGGTGAAAACGTCCCTAGAGCAAGAAAATCGCTTCTACCGAGCCCAGTTGGGTAATCTTCCCATTGATTCCGAAGATGTGTTGAATCTTGACCTTTCTCCTGAAGTTCTGTCCCTAACGGAGAGCCGCTCAACGCTGATTGCCGAAAACCAGCTTTATGGATCGTTGCTCACAGGCTCAACAGATGGCACAGCCTTCTCACCAGCCCAAGCCTTCCGTCTGCAGGCCCTACAAGCCGAAGCTAGCAGCCGCATTTCGGCCTCTCAACTTGAGGTGGCTCAACTTGAGCGTCAGCTTCAGGAGTCTAATATTCAATTGCAGGCTGCCCGTTCTAATCTCAGAACCAATGAAGCTATTTTGAATGACATTACCCCATTGTTTGAGGAAGGGGGAATCGCGCGGCTGCAATATACTCGTCAAGTCCAAGAAGTTGATAACAGCCAAGCAGAGGTTGATCGTTTAGAGATTGAGCAGGAGCGGCTTCAGTTTGCGATCGCCCAAGGCCAGGAGCAGTTTCAGAATGCTGTCGCCATTTCCAACACCGATATTCTGAACCGGATAGCCGAGAACGACAAGCGGATTTCGGAGATCAACGGTCAGCTTAATAAAGCGATCGTAGAAAATGAAAAGCGGATTTCGGAGATCGAAAGCCAGCTCAGCCAAACAGAGCTGAATCTGCAATATCAAGAAATTCGTGCTCCTATTGATGGCATTGTGTTCGACCTCCAAGCTCAACCTCAAGGTGTGGTGGGTAATACAGCAGAGCCCGTGCTGAAGCTGGTGCCTAGCGATGAACTGCTGGCTCGGGTGTTTATCACCAATCGGGATATCGGCTTTGTGTCCACCGGTATGCCGGTAGACGTGCGGGTGGATTCCTTCCCATTTAGCGAGTTTGGCGACATCAAAGGCGAGTTAGTATGGATTGGCTCCGATGCCCTGCCGCCGGATCAAATTCGTCAGTTTTATTCTTTCCCCGCCACCATACGGCTCGATCAACAGGAGCTCGTCATCCGAGGGAATGGCGTGCCTCTGCAGTCGGGGATGTCGGTGAGCGCTAATATCATCACTCGCGATCGCACCGTGTTGAGCATCTTCACGGATCTGTTTATCCGCAAGGTGGAAAGTGTCACTACTTCACGGTAA
- a CDS encoding type I secretion system permease/ATPase, which translates to MTYTKSSIKEFLAAIPPFDRLPDTVLSRIANMAQLLRYRMGQPIVVRDTMPAQLSIIYQGQARLLAYDPRTDRPVTLEMVPAGQVLGWVSLVRGLPCETAIASVETICLTLPANEFLGLLAGEPAFAEGFRSRCSILEAFDLIGAEIHRQAIGNADLKELTFKAEPEAVVYNLPPGTTPASQLERDRIWFVSGGGAISTYPVGSRINPTANASINVTGSFDARLVGFPSDLLTQAAIRPNPTQAPVATQTAFDDVSDTTIDLPYAPAHPVAAQGLPNRATDEQTGRQSYPFIRGKGALDGAMACFQMLSRHLQIPFRRDIVHRVLNDQIQRTGGLSLDLAGSVAEFMGLNAQLVSVPLTSLSRIEAPALIEWEGALCVVYEANEKELVIANPAKGLLRRKPSDLVRSWGGVAEGGQPADRGEVLLLKKTQQTPQQRFGLQWFLPSIYRYRRVLTEVFVASFFVQLFALANPLMIQVIIDKVIVQNSSDTLQVLGIFLVVLAVFEALLSSLRTYLFVDTTNRIDLSLGSEIIDHLLRLPLRYFDRRPVGELSTRINELENIRQFLTGTALTVVLDALFSVIYIVVMFIYSWLLTLVALAIIPLFVGLAVIASPLIRRQLRVKAERNAETQSYLVEVMSGIQTVKAQNMELRARWQWQQRYARYVSAGFKTVLTSTTAGSASHFLNQLSGLLVLWVGAYLVLQGQLTLGQLIAFRIISGYVTGPLLRLAQLWQSFQEIGLSIERLSDILDTNPEADELDRLNIPMPQIEGRVTYDEVTFRFTKDGPPQLKNVSVEFQPGSFVGIVGLSGSGKSTMMKLLPRLYELESGRIMIDGYDIGKVELYSLRRQVGIVPQETLLFDGTVQENIALTNPEATAEEIIDAAKAAAAHDFIMGLPNGYNTRVGERGSALSGGQRQRVAIARTVLQRPRLLILDEATSALDYDSERQVCLNLAQVFRDRTVFFITHRLSTIRNADIILMMDKGSIVEIGTHEELMALRGRYFCLYQQQEAQL; encoded by the coding sequence ATGACCTATACCAAATCATCGATTAAGGAATTCTTAGCGGCTATTCCGCCCTTCGATCGCCTGCCGGATACTGTCCTAAGCCGCATTGCTAATATGGCTCAGCTTCTGCGGTATCGCATGGGGCAGCCCATTGTCGTGCGCGATACCATGCCGGCTCAGCTATCGATTATCTACCAAGGACAGGCGCGGCTACTGGCCTATGATCCCCGCACCGATCGCCCCGTCACCCTCGAAATGGTGCCGGCTGGTCAAGTCTTGGGTTGGGTGAGCTTGGTGCGCGGTCTGCCCTGTGAAACAGCGATCGCTTCCGTAGAAACCATTTGCCTGACCTTACCTGCCAATGAATTTCTAGGGCTTCTAGCGGGAGAACCAGCCTTTGCAGAAGGGTTTCGCTCCCGCTGCTCGATCCTAGAAGCATTTGATTTAATCGGGGCTGAAATTCATCGTCAAGCCATTGGCAATGCTGACCTGAAAGAACTCACCTTTAAGGCCGAACCCGAGGCTGTTGTCTACAACCTGCCGCCAGGCACGACCCCAGCCAGTCAGCTAGAGCGCGATCGCATCTGGTTCGTCAGTGGCGGCGGCGCAATTTCCACCTACCCCGTCGGCAGTCGCATCAACCCCACCGCCAACGCCTCAATCAACGTTACCGGCTCCTTCGATGCTCGGCTCGTAGGCTTTCCATCCGACCTGTTGACCCAAGCCGCCATCCGGCCCAATCCCACGCAAGCTCCGGTAGCGACCCAAACAGCCTTTGATGACGTATCAGATACCACCATCGACCTACCCTATGCACCCGCCCATCCAGTAGCAGCCCAAGGATTGCCCAACCGGGCTACCGATGAACAAACTGGTCGTCAGTCCTACCCCTTCATTCGTGGCAAGGGTGCTCTAGACGGAGCCATGGCCTGCTTCCAGATGCTCAGCCGCCATCTGCAGATTCCCTTTCGGCGGGATATTGTCCATCGTGTCCTCAACGATCAAATCCAGCGCACAGGCGGGCTGAGTCTTGATCTAGCAGGCTCTGTAGCCGAGTTTATGGGACTCAATGCCCAACTCGTGTCTGTGCCCCTTACCTCCCTCAGCCGCATTGAAGCACCGGCGCTCATCGAGTGGGAAGGCGCGCTTTGCGTCGTCTATGAAGCCAACGAGAAAGAACTGGTCATCGCCAATCCAGCTAAGGGGCTTCTGAGGCGGAAACCCAGCGACCTAGTTCGCAGTTGGGGCGGCGTTGCCGAAGGTGGACAGCCCGCCGACCGAGGCGAGGTGCTGCTACTGAAGAAAACCCAGCAAACGCCTCAACAGCGATTTGGCTTGCAGTGGTTTTTGCCCTCCATCTATCGCTACCGCCGAGTTTTGACCGAGGTCTTCGTTGCCTCCTTCTTTGTCCAGCTTTTTGCCCTAGCCAATCCGTTGATGATCCAGGTGATCATCGATAAGGTAATTGTGCAAAACAGCTCCGATACCCTGCAAGTCTTGGGGATCTTTCTGGTGGTGCTGGCGGTGTTTGAGGCCCTGCTCAGCAGTTTACGTACCTATCTCTTTGTTGATACCACCAACCGTATTGACCTCTCCCTGGGCTCCGAAATTATTGATCACTTGCTGCGTCTGCCGCTGCGCTATTTCGATCGCCGTCCCGTGGGAGAGCTATCGACACGGATCAACGAGCTAGAAAATATTCGCCAGTTTCTCACCGGAACAGCACTCACCGTGGTCTTGGATGCCCTCTTTTCGGTCATCTACATCGTGGTGATGTTCATCTATAGCTGGTTGCTCACCCTGGTAGCCTTGGCGATTATTCCGCTATTTGTAGGTCTAGCCGTCATCGCCTCGCCGCTGATTCGTCGGCAGCTTCGAGTCAAAGCCGAACGCAACGCCGAAACCCAGTCCTACCTGGTGGAGGTGATGTCGGGGATTCAAACCGTGAAGGCTCAAAATATGGAGCTGCGGGCCCGCTGGCAATGGCAGCAGCGCTATGCCCGCTACGTGAGTGCTGGCTTCAAGACCGTGCTTACCTCAACCACCGCAGGCTCGGCCAGCCATTTCCTCAACCAGCTCTCTGGACTATTGGTGCTCTGGGTAGGTGCCTACCTAGTGCTGCAGGGCCAGCTCACCCTCGGTCAGTTGATCGCCTTTCGGATCATCTCCGGGTATGTGACGGGGCCACTTCTGCGTTTAGCCCAGCTTTGGCAAAGTTTCCAAGAAATTGGCCTGTCCATTGAGCGGCTCAGCGACATTTTGGATACCAATCCCGAAGCCGATGAACTGGATCGCCTCAATATTCCCATGCCGCAAATTGAGGGACGAGTCACCTACGATGAAGTCACCTTCAGGTTTACCAAGGACGGGCCGCCTCAACTGAAAAATGTCAGCGTGGAATTTCAGCCCGGCTCTTTCGTGGGCATTGTGGGTCTGAGCGGCTCTGGGAAGAGCACCATGATGAAGCTCCTGCCGCGGCTTTATGAGCTAGAGTCTGGGCGGATTATGATCGATGGCTATGACATTGGCAAAGTCGAGCTGTATTCCCTGCGGCGACAGGTGGGGATTGTGCCCCAAGAAACCCTGCTGTTTGACGGTACGGTACAGGAAAATATTGCTCTGACCAATCCCGAAGCGACAGCCGAGGAAATTATTGATGCCGCCAAGGCCGCCGCCGCCCATGACTTCATTATGGGATTGCCCAATGGCTATAACACACGGGTTGGAGAACGAGGCTCGGCCCTATCGGGTGGGCAACGGCAACGGGTGGCGATCGCCCGCACCGTCCTTCAACGACCTCGCCTGTTGATTTTGGATGAAGCTACCAGCGCCCTTGACTATGACTCGGAGCGTCAGGTCTGCCTCAACCTAGCCCAAGTGTTCCGCGATCGCACCGTGTTTTTCATCACCCACCGACTCAGCACCATCCGCAATGCTGACATCATCTTGATGATGGATAAAGGTTCCATTGTAGAAATTGGCACCCATGAAGAACTCATGGCCCTGCGCGGTCGCTACTTTTGCCTCTATCAGCAGCAAGAAGCGCAACTCTAA